The Bos indicus x Bos taurus breed Angus x Brahman F1 hybrid chromosome 3, Bos_hybrid_MaternalHap_v2.0, whole genome shotgun sequence genome includes a window with the following:
- the LRIF1 gene encoding ligand-dependent nuclear receptor-interacting factor 1 isoform X3, which yields MASTLEKVTQERNDKNSSQRRSNKVSYLKSDAELKKIFGITKDLRVCLTRIAQQLGSGEGFDSISPLVKSETYKEAEFIVKEEGRKQSYSKLQQGIDKKRKAKTTKKMDHPKKRRTSSVNNTTINGGTNVTSSQLISSILPTSDVSNHNILTSCNKTREKNRTEVEHRTHGNQEKDILNSSTAFEQSHSFNKNYTEDIFPMTPPELEETIRDEKIRRLKQVLREKEAALEEMRKKMHQK from the exons caagaaCAGTTCTCAACGAAGAAGCAATAAGGTGTCATATCTGAAGAGTGATGCTGAACTTAAAAAGATATTTGGTATCACTAAAGATTTGAGAGTGTGCCTTACTCGGATTGCTCAGCAGTTGGGCTCTGGAGAAGGTTTTGATTCCATTAGCCCTTTGGTGAAGAGTGAAACTTACAAAGAGGCAGAGTTTATagtgaaggaggaagggagaaaacag tctTACTCAAAACTGCAGCAGGGTATtgataagaaaagaaaagcaaaaaccacTAAGAAGATGGATCACCCAAAGAAGAGAAGAACCAGTAGTGTTAATAACACAACTATAAATGGAGGAACTAATGTCACCAGTTCCCAGCTCATTAGCAGTATTTTACCAACTTCAGATGTGTCAAACCATAACATCCTCACAAGCtgcaacaaaaccagagaaaaaaatagaactgaGGTAGAGCACCGTACTCATGGAAACCAAGAAAAAGACATATTGAACTCAAGTACAGCTTTTGAACAAAGCCAttcctttaataaaaattatactgaAGATATTTTTCCAATGACACCACCAGAGTTAGAAGAAACCATTAGAGATGAAAAGATAAGAAGACTTAAGCAAGTgctgagagagaaagaagcagctCTTGAAGAAATGCGTAAGAAgatgcatcaaaaataa